In Leptospirillum ferriphilum, the following proteins share a genomic window:
- the pstS gene encoding phosphate ABC transporter substrate-binding protein PstS, which translates to MGSMTRLDGGFSGRRILMAAFLFCNLLIVGAFRPTGSQAASNITISGSTMLFPLEQVWALAYMKQHPGVHISVASTGSGFGIANAANGNITVGASDAYLTKEFRQRYTNLVSVPIAFDDAQVIYNIPGLDKKTVLNFDGKVLARIYLGKIRFWNDRQIRALNPSVHLPHTRIRVVHRADASGTTFVFTDYLNQTSREWYNQVGRDMSPAWPVGSGYNGSDAVVAAVMSSPGSIGYVGLGWVMEYHLTTGALKNLDGEFVRGSVDTIRAAGHAALKDPSFPDDFNRSIVWNIHGKNVYPDANFEFWMINTNLDAGTMKDVRNLLMWALTKGQAPKYTVKSGFAPLPFRPLKPRLDKIINRLLPGNGFNERSPG; encoded by the coding sequence ATGGGCAGCATGACCCGTCTGGATGGGGGTTTTTCCGGACGACGCATTCTTATGGCGGCTTTTCTTTTCTGCAATCTTCTGATTGTCGGGGCATTCCGGCCCACCGGAAGCCAGGCGGCCAGCAATATCACCATCTCTGGCTCGACGATGCTCTTTCCTCTTGAGCAGGTCTGGGCACTGGCCTATATGAAACAGCATCCGGGTGTCCACATTTCCGTCGCGTCGACAGGATCGGGATTCGGCATCGCCAATGCAGCCAACGGAAATATCACTGTCGGCGCCAGTGACGCCTATCTGACAAAAGAATTCCGGCAACGTTATACGAATCTGGTGAGCGTGCCGATCGCGTTTGACGATGCCCAGGTGATTTACAATATTCCTGGTCTGGACAAGAAGACCGTTCTGAATTTTGACGGAAAAGTCCTGGCCCGCATCTATCTTGGCAAGATCCGTTTCTGGAATGACCGGCAGATCCGTGCCCTCAATCCTTCCGTGCATCTTCCCCATACCCGGATCCGGGTGGTTCACCGGGCAGACGCTTCCGGCACAACCTTTGTCTTTACCGATTATCTGAACCAGACCTCCCGGGAATGGTATAACCAGGTCGGTCGGGATATGTCCCCCGCCTGGCCGGTCGGATCCGGGTACAACGGGAGTGATGCGGTTGTTGCAGCCGTCATGTCTTCTCCCGGCTCCATTGGTTACGTCGGTCTGGGATGGGTGATGGAATACCACCTGACGACCGGTGCCCTGAAAAATCTGGATGGAGAGTTTGTCCGGGGTTCCGTTGACACGATCAGGGCGGCAGGACATGCGGCCTTGAAGGACCCCAGCTTTCCCGACGACTTCAACCGGTCGATTGTCTGGAATATTCATGGAAAAAACGTCTATCCGGATGCGAACTTCGAATTCTGGATGATCAATACGAATCTGGATGCAGGAACAATGAAAGATGTCCGGAATCTTTTGATGTGGGCCCTGACGAAAGGCCAGGCACCTAAGTATACCGTCAAGAGCGGCTTTGCTCCTCTTCCTTTCCGTCCGCTCAAGCCACGTCTGGACAAAATCATCAACCGGCTTCTTCCCGGGAACGGGTTTAACGAACGATCTCCCGGATAA
- a CDS encoding SagB/ThcOx family dehydrogenase: protein MSASHESCAEYYHEDTKYDRKTIHRFQSLDFSSKPAPFKDYQTDNPISLMPYLPFNFIPFTRTPLPEPPPQPPYPWGLAELSQLLFFSYGVTAIIDSPRTEQTFLRAAPSAGGLYPAEVYLATRDLPFISDGIFHYNGKDHTLATLYEGNFWPRLSAWAFDHPSFEESHAALILTGYFDRSAWRYGERGYRRILLDTGHLLGNIVLMSYQTGFVPYPLSGFNDQAINSFLFLGDQKEVVLVVVPLVRLQDARDNSLSLPFFPSPVVFPYHPPEKPETGDIFRDLHRFSSLGSQPPAVVNTSGRENEKVLGEDSGSRFTPLSEPIPLETDFPDFENQIPRALLTRRSGRQFSGEPLDFSQLSTILSFSYREIDVPDSSGTLPVQHFFQPELFKSWLIVNQVTGLASGIYLYDPRGGHVTLLKEGNFQEEIYEAVLSQDLGRDASFVLIQTADLESLVIQYGDRVYRTLHMDAGQIGERINLAAVHLGLGASGIGGFYDDEVTDLLGLSHQTAVLYITTVGALPG from the coding sequence TTGAGTGCTTCGCATGAATCCTGTGCTGAATATTACCACGAAGATACGAAATACGACCGAAAAACCATCCATCGCTTCCAGTCCCTGGACTTTTCCTCCAAACCGGCCCCTTTCAAGGATTATCAGACGGACAACCCCATCAGCCTGATGCCGTATCTGCCCTTCAACTTTATTCCGTTCACACGAACACCGCTGCCGGAGCCTCCTCCTCAACCGCCCTATCCGTGGGGGCTGGCGGAACTGTCGCAGCTCCTGTTTTTTTCCTACGGCGTCACCGCCATTATCGACTCGCCAAGAACGGAACAGACCTTTCTGAGAGCCGCACCCTCTGCCGGTGGACTGTATCCGGCAGAGGTCTATCTGGCGACACGCGACCTTCCGTTCATCTCGGACGGGATCTTTCACTACAACGGAAAAGACCATACGCTCGCCACCCTCTACGAAGGGAACTTCTGGCCCCGTCTTTCCGCCTGGGCTTTCGACCATCCCTCTTTCGAAGAATCCCATGCCGCCCTGATCCTCACAGGATATTTCGACCGTTCAGCCTGGCGTTACGGGGAAAGAGGATACAGGCGGATTCTTCTCGACACCGGGCATCTTCTGGGGAACATTGTCCTGATGTCCTACCAGACGGGATTTGTCCCCTACCCCCTTTCGGGATTCAACGACCAGGCCATCAATTCCTTCCTGTTTCTGGGAGACCAGAAGGAAGTCGTGCTTGTCGTCGTCCCGTTGGTGCGTCTTCAGGACGCGAGAGACAACAGTCTCTCCCTTCCGTTCTTCCCTTCTCCCGTCGTCTTTCCCTATCATCCACCTGAAAAGCCGGAAACCGGCGATATTTTCAGGGACCTGCACCGGTTTTCCTCTCTCGGAAGCCAGCCTCCGGCCGTCGTGAACACATCCGGACGCGAAAATGAGAAAGTTCTGGGAGAAGACTCCGGGAGCCGTTTTACTCCCCTCTCGGAGCCGATTCCCCTGGAAACCGACTTTCCCGATTTCGAAAATCAGATTCCCAGGGCCCTTCTCACACGCCGGTCGGGACGACAGTTTTCCGGAGAGCCTCTGGACTTTTCACAGCTCTCCACCATCCTGTCTTTTTCCTACAGGGAGATTGATGTCCCGGACTCTTCGGGCACACTTCCGGTGCAACATTTTTTCCAGCCGGAACTCTTCAAGTCCTGGCTCATCGTGAACCAGGTGACGGGTCTCGCGTCCGGCATCTACCTCTACGATCCCCGTGGCGGCCATGTGACCCTTCTGAAAGAAGGAAATTTTCAGGAAGAAATCTATGAAGCCGTGCTTTCACAGGACCTCGGGCGGGATGCTTCCTTTGTCCTGATTCAGACGGCAGACCTGGAATCTTTGGTGATCCAGTACGGAGATCGTGTCTACCGAACCCTGCACATGGACGCGGGACAGATCGGAGAACGAATCAATCTCGCCGCAGTTCACCTTGGCCTCGGCGCCAGCGGCATCGGAGGGTTTTATGACGACGAGGTCACAGATCTCCTGGGTCTTTCCCATCAGACGGCAGTCCTGTACATCACAACCGTCGGCGCTCTTCCGGGTTAA
- the radC gene encoding RadC family protein: MKESETHYCVREWSEGDRPRERLRDRGPAALHDAELLAILLRVGNRGESSVALAQKLLAMYGGLEGVAAAGFSALSSLSGMGLAKASQIMAGIELGRRVSGKARPFRPEIRSARDVYDILGARLRDEKKESFWVLLLDQRHRLQNAVRISEGSLSMTLVHPREAFQPAIRDSAAAVLFVHNHPSGDPEPSSDDWSLTERLKECGELLGIRVLDHVVLGDHAWVSLEERGGLKSRRQR, translated from the coding sequence GTGAAGGAGAGCGAAACACACTATTGCGTCCGGGAGTGGTCGGAGGGAGACCGGCCGCGCGAGCGGCTCAGGGATCGGGGCCCTGCCGCTCTGCATGACGCCGAACTTCTGGCCATTCTTCTTCGGGTGGGTAACCGGGGAGAATCGTCGGTCGCTCTGGCGCAGAAGCTTTTGGCGATGTACGGGGGGCTTGAGGGAGTTGCGGCGGCCGGATTCTCCGCCCTGTCCTCCCTCTCCGGAATGGGGCTTGCCAAGGCATCGCAAATCATGGCCGGGATTGAACTCGGAAGGCGCGTTTCCGGAAAGGCACGGCCGTTTCGTCCCGAAATCCGGAGTGCCCGGGATGTGTATGACATCCTCGGAGCCCGGCTCCGGGATGAGAAAAAAGAGTCGTTCTGGGTTCTGCTCCTCGACCAGCGGCATCGTCTCCAGAACGCGGTCCGGATTTCGGAAGGCTCCCTGTCGATGACGCTGGTTCACCCCAGGGAAGCCTTCCAGCCCGCCATCCGGGATTCCGCGGCGGCAGTTTTGTTTGTGCATAACCATCCGTCCGGAGATCCCGAGCCTTCTTCCGATGACTGGAGCCTGACGGAACGCTTGAAGGAATGCGGAGAATTGCTGGGTATCCGGGTCCTCGATCACGTGGTTCTGGGAGACCATGCCTGGGTCAGTCTCGAGGAACGCGGGGGACTGAAATCGCGAAGACAGAGATGA
- a CDS encoding response regulator transcription factor, whose product MEESQEMPVVLIVDDEEDLLLLCRNLLTREGFRVVTARDGEEAVWVLRRIMGQGTLDLVILDIMLPLRDGVEVVRFIRSQKNIGKVPILALSAVSDADWKIRTIEEGADDFLAKPFSTRELVARVHALARRVEKERDSGPMPKARYDLGELVVDTYRYETRIDGREIRLTPIEFRILVYLVSHENVVIRREELMKVLWGESWEVDEHNLNVHMWALRRKLGEKSDSPRFIETLRGTGYRFRSSAPARMQERAGKPASSV is encoded by the coding sequence ATGGAAGAGAGTCAAGAAATGCCAGTGGTGCTGATTGTCGATGACGAAGAGGATCTGTTGCTGTTGTGCCGGAATCTCCTGACCCGGGAAGGGTTCCGGGTCGTGACCGCCCGGGACGGGGAAGAGGCCGTCTGGGTCTTGCGGCGGATTATGGGGCAGGGAACGCTCGATCTGGTCATTCTTGACATCATGTTGCCCTTGCGGGACGGCGTGGAGGTTGTCCGTTTTATCCGGTCCCAGAAAAATATCGGAAAGGTACCGATTCTGGCCCTGTCCGCCGTGTCCGACGCGGACTGGAAAATCCGGACGATCGAAGAAGGGGCGGACGATTTTCTCGCAAAGCCTTTTTCAACAAGAGAGCTTGTGGCCCGTGTCCATGCACTGGCCCGTCGTGTCGAAAAGGAACGCGATTCGGGTCCCATGCCGAAAGCACGCTATGACCTGGGTGAGCTGGTTGTGGATACCTACCGGTATGAGACGCGCATCGACGGACGGGAAATCCGTCTGACCCCGATCGAGTTTCGCATTCTGGTCTATCTCGTCAGTCATGAAAATGTCGTGATCCGCAGGGAAGAATTGATGAAAGTCCTCTGGGGAGAATCCTGGGAAGTGGATGAGCACAATCTGAACGTTCATATGTGGGCTCTCCGGAGAAAACTGGGGGAAAAGAGCGATTCTCCCCGATTCATCGAAACACTCCGGGGTACCGGTTACCGTTTCCGGAGCTCTGCTCCGGCGAGAATGCAGGAGAGGGCCGGAAAACCGGCGTCGAGCGTATGA
- a CDS encoding phosphatase PAP2 family protein — protein sequence MSGRSLTDSRYAFGWAVLFLLFLIVFSIAVNDGVFRSFDSSIAHWLRANLPSVFPWVFGVICRTGNAEWTVPAGLFLVVFLFRRGTISGKKALFWTFWFVSGMLLEHVLKIRLLQPHPGPDVANDPLDHYLKPILAEKTPGSYFSGHTFRAFWLALLLFNACRCCRTGSLIWASLIWIGVIVLGWHWTTDTLGALLFVGTGGALFLGAGRSVSSGTAGKTSSAEV from the coding sequence TGGGCTGTCCTTTTTCTTCTGTTTCTGATTGTCTTTTCCATCGCCGTCAACGACGGGGTCTTCCGGTCTTTCGACTCCTCCATTGCTCATTGGTTGCGCGCCAACCTTCCCTCCGTGTTCCCATGGGTGTTTGGCGTCATCTGCCGGACAGGCAATGCCGAGTGGACGGTCCCGGCAGGGCTCTTCCTTGTGGTGTTCCTGTTCCGGAGAGGGACGATCAGCGGGAAAAAAGCTCTTTTCTGGACATTCTGGTTCGTGTCCGGCATGCTTCTCGAACATGTTCTGAAAATCCGTCTTCTTCAACCCCATCCAGGTCCGGACGTTGCCAACGATCCTCTGGATCACTATCTGAAGCCCATCCTGGCCGAAAAGACTCCCGGATCGTATTTCAGCGGACATACGTTTCGTGCTTTCTGGCTGGCACTTCTGCTCTTCAACGCCTGCCGATGCTGCCGAACGGGATCATTGATCTGGGCATCCCTGATCTGGATCGGAGTCATTGTGCTCGGCTGGCACTGGACAACAGATACGCTGGGGGCTCTTCTGTTTGTCGGAACAGGAGGAGCTCTTTTCCTTGGTGCCGGACGATCCGTGTCCTCCGGGACCGCCGGGAAAACCTCTTCCGCCGAAGTCTGA
- a CDS encoding MTH1187 family thiamine-binding protein — translation MSVLLEFSMSPLDKGESVGDYVARSLEIIDKSGVNYRLNPMGTVLEGDWDTVFGVVRKCYERMSQDCSRISVSIKVDARKNQENRLEAKVASVEKRLGKSLRKS, via the coding sequence ATGTCCGTCCTGCTTGAATTCAGCATGAGCCCTCTCGACAAAGGTGAAAGCGTCGGGGACTATGTGGCACGATCCCTGGAAATCATCGACAAAAGCGGCGTCAATTACCGGCTGAATCCGATGGGAACCGTTCTGGAAGGCGACTGGGACACCGTGTTCGGAGTCGTCCGGAAGTGTTACGAACGCATGAGCCAGGACTGCAGCCGGATATCGGTTTCCATCAAGGTGGATGCCCGAAAAAATCAGGAAAACCGGCTTGAAGCCAAAGTCGCTTCCGTGGAAAAGCGTCTGGGAAAATCTCTCCGGAAATCCTGA
- a CDS encoding ABC1 kinase family protein codes for MTLSRIWTKAETRRLRTILTVLVKYGFQDVVGFLRLEPLVSLGRKLSRSSVLNTLPRPVRLRMALEELGPAAIKLGQILSSRADLFPPEFLAEFQKLQDNLPPIPPDRLDKAVEEALKRPIDSVFSEFDRHPVAQASISQVHRARLHSGETVAVKIRRPGILDSVEPDLRILGFLSDLVERNIEDMKVFRPRALARQYIRTLRKELDFTHEARNMERARKNFRDEPSLVIPKLYSEWSSEAVLVMEYLEGVSIRETGSFEKLGATPPEVAHLGARSILLQVFVHGFFQGDPHPGNVLVLPGHRIGILDFGMFGSLSPDRRDLLGDLLVSLVERDIPFMIRTLERLRALPEDFREEDLASDISAFLEEFTNRPLQEIRLDHMSAELFELVRTHRLTLPPDLSLLFRALVIMEGIGRTLDPTFNMIEESRPFVHKLIRKRFEPETVFKNVRSGTFVLLRTIAHLPAEFEKLVTRIRDGRIRVDFSLRHLEDLIAEMDRTGNRLSISILVGSLVIGSALIFASPNGPKFFGLSTIGLMGFFVAGFLGFGLIIAILRSRRF; via the coding sequence ATGACTCTTTCCCGGATCTGGACAAAGGCCGAAACCCGGCGACTGAGAACCATCCTGACCGTCCTTGTTAAATATGGATTTCAGGACGTGGTGGGCTTTCTCCGACTGGAGCCTCTTGTCTCGCTGGGACGGAAACTTTCCCGCTCCTCCGTCCTGAACACACTGCCAAGACCCGTCCGGTTGCGGATGGCCCTCGAAGAGCTGGGCCCGGCTGCCATCAAGCTGGGACAGATTCTTTCGAGCCGGGCCGACCTGTTTCCTCCCGAGTTTCTGGCCGAATTTCAGAAGCTCCAGGACAACCTTCCCCCTATCCCTCCCGACAGGCTGGACAAAGCCGTTGAAGAAGCGCTCAAACGCCCGATCGACAGCGTGTTTTCCGAATTCGACCGCCATCCCGTCGCCCAGGCTTCCATCTCCCAGGTCCATCGCGCCAGACTCCATTCGGGCGAAACGGTTGCCGTCAAAATCCGCCGTCCCGGCATTCTGGACTCCGTCGAACCCGATTTGCGGATTCTGGGTTTCCTGTCGGATCTCGTCGAACGCAATATTGAAGACATGAAGGTCTTTCGGCCACGCGCGTTGGCCCGTCAATACATCCGGACGCTCAGAAAAGAGCTGGACTTCACCCACGAAGCCAGGAACATGGAGCGAGCCCGAAAAAATTTTCGGGACGAGCCTTCTCTTGTGATCCCGAAGCTCTATTCCGAATGGAGTTCCGAAGCCGTCCTGGTGATGGAATATCTGGAAGGGGTTTCAATCCGGGAAACGGGATCGTTCGAAAAACTGGGAGCCACCCCGCCCGAGGTGGCCCATCTCGGAGCCAGAAGCATTCTTCTCCAGGTCTTTGTCCACGGATTTTTCCAGGGAGACCCCCATCCCGGGAATGTTCTTGTCCTTCCCGGACACCGGATCGGAATTCTGGATTTTGGGATGTTTGGTTCTCTCTCCCCCGACAGGAGGGATCTTTTAGGGGACCTTCTCGTCAGTCTGGTGGAGCGGGACATCCCCTTCATGATTCGAACGCTTGAAAGACTCCGGGCGCTTCCGGAAGACTTCCGGGAAGAGGATCTTGCCAGTGACATTTCGGCATTTCTGGAAGAGTTCACCAACCGCCCCCTGCAGGAGATCCGGCTGGATCACATGTCCGCCGAGCTGTTCGAACTGGTCCGGACGCACCGGCTGACCCTTCCCCCGGATCTTTCCCTATTGTTCCGGGCCCTGGTCATCATGGAAGGAATAGGCCGGACCCTCGATCCGACCTTCAACATGATCGAAGAAAGCCGTCCCTTCGTCCACAAACTGATCCGGAAGCGATTCGAACCGGAGACAGTCTTCAAAAACGTGCGCTCCGGAACGTTCGTTCTTCTCCGGACGATAGCCCACCTTCCCGCCGAATTCGAAAAACTTGTGACGCGGATTCGCGATGGACGGATTCGGGTTGACTTCAGCCTCCGTCATCTCGAAGATCTCATCGCGGAAATGGACCGGACCGGAAATCGCCTTTCCATTTCCATTCTGGTAGGGTCTCTTGTCATTGGTTCGGCGCTGATTTTCGCGTCCCCCAACGGACCAAAGTTTTTTGGACTCTCCACGATCGGCCTGATGGGTTTTTTCGTCGCGGGGTTCCTGGGGTTCGGACTGATCATTGCGATCCTCCGTTCCCGAAGATTTTAA
- a CDS encoding DUF1054 family protein, whose amino-acid sequence MSVQTIERLQDYLLPEWVSIFDISDFSGRMLRIRGDVRPALLKLASRLAELLNESPGPRSWYPHVASHMRRRVNPPPETWLALGPEKRGYKAYAHSGVFIGGRGLSVRFILKDEAIEERKNLGRWMSKNGSAFEQWKKKVGDLRDFGPVHDDPMADPPKIEWNTQVFGERLGSLKSASLDIGFRVTFDASLPEIVKTIRTFDLLYAEAEKGS is encoded by the coding sequence ATGTCTGTCCAGACGATTGAGCGTCTTCAGGATTACCTGCTCCCCGAGTGGGTGTCCATTTTTGATATCTCTGATTTTTCGGGGCGGATGCTCCGGATCCGGGGAGACGTCCGGCCGGCGCTCCTGAAATTGGCATCCCGGCTTGCCGAACTTCTGAACGAATCACCGGGACCGCGTTCCTGGTACCCACACGTGGCAAGCCACATGCGCCGAAGAGTGAATCCACCCCCGGAGACCTGGCTTGCTCTTGGCCCCGAGAAAAGAGGCTATAAGGCCTACGCCCATTCCGGTGTGTTTATCGGAGGGAGGGGTCTTTCGGTGCGCTTCATTCTGAAGGACGAGGCGATCGAAGAGAGAAAGAATCTCGGGCGATGGATGTCCAAAAATGGTTCGGCTTTCGAACAATGGAAAAAAAAGGTGGGGGATCTCCGGGATTTTGGTCCGGTTCACGATGACCCGATGGCGGATCCTCCAAAAATCGAATGGAACACCCAGGTTTTTGGCGAACGGTTGGGTTCCCTGAAAAGCGCAAGCCTCGACATCGGATTCCGGGTGACGTTCGATGCATCGCTCCCCGAGATCGTCAAAACAATCCGGACGTTTGACCTTCTTTACGCAGAAGCGGAAAAGGGGTCCTGA
- a CDS encoding adenylosuccinate synthase translates to MANIIILGAQWGDEGKGKIVDLLTERADCIVRYQGGHNAGHTLVVGGEKFVLHLIPAGILHPGKTCVIGNGIALDPQALIEEIDDLEKRGIPVKDTLKISDACHLILPYHRAIDKESEKLKGTRRIGTTGRGIGPAYVDKMARIGIRTGDLAHPRIFREKLSQNLQEMNYLMEKLFRSHGFDLETLYSELMTQAERILPYVTDTSLYLWKTAREGKSLLFEGAQGTLLDVDHGTYPYVTSSNASAGGALTGSGVGPTLIDGVMGVTKAYTTRVGSGPFPSEISGPEEERIRERGQEYGATTGRARRCGWFDLVAVRYAARVNGLTGIILTKIDVLDHLETIPVCTGYRIKDRIVSDFPHHVEDVEAARPVLEHLPGWKTSTRGVRKLSDLPKEAQNYIRWIGEKVGVPVVMVSTGSERNETILLQDPFSASA, encoded by the coding sequence ATGGCAAACATTATCATTCTCGGAGCCCAATGGGGGGACGAGGGCAAGGGAAAGATCGTTGATCTTCTGACCGAACGGGCGGACTGCATTGTCCGGTATCAGGGAGGGCATAACGCCGGACACACCCTCGTGGTCGGCGGAGAGAAATTTGTTCTTCATTTGATTCCGGCGGGTATCCTTCACCCGGGCAAAACCTGTGTCATTGGAAACGGTATCGCACTTGACCCCCAGGCCCTGATCGAGGAAATCGACGATCTTGAAAAAAGAGGCATTCCGGTCAAGGACACTCTCAAAATCAGCGATGCCTGCCATCTGATTCTTCCCTATCACCGGGCCATCGACAAGGAATCGGAAAAGCTCAAGGGAACCCGCCGCATCGGGACGACCGGACGGGGAATCGGCCCGGCCTATGTCGACAAGATGGCCCGTATCGGGATCCGGACGGGAGACCTTGCCCATCCGCGCATTTTCCGGGAGAAACTGTCACAGAACCTTCAGGAAATGAACTACCTGATGGAAAAGCTTTTCCGGTCGCACGGATTCGACCTGGAAACGCTCTATAGCGAACTTATGACCCAGGCGGAACGGATTCTCCCTTATGTGACGGATACCTCTCTCTACCTCTGGAAAACCGCCAGAGAGGGAAAATCGCTTCTGTTCGAAGGCGCCCAGGGGACCCTCCTCGACGTGGATCATGGAACCTATCCCTACGTGACCTCCTCGAACGCGTCTGCCGGAGGAGCCCTCACCGGATCCGGCGTCGGTCCCACCCTGATCGACGGGGTCATGGGGGTGACAAAAGCCTATACGACGAGAGTCGGGAGCGGTCCCTTCCCGTCCGAGATTTCCGGACCGGAAGAAGAACGAATCCGCGAGCGGGGACAGGAGTACGGGGCAACAACAGGAAGAGCGAGGAGGTGCGGATGGTTTGACCTTGTTGCCGTGCGTTACGCCGCACGGGTCAATGGGCTGACCGGAATCATCCTGACAAAGATCGACGTCCTCGATCATCTTGAGACGATCCCCGTCTGTACAGGATATCGCATCAAGGACAGAATCGTCTCAGACTTTCCCCATCATGTGGAAGACGTGGAAGCCGCCCGCCCCGTCCTGGAGCATCTTCCGGGCTGGAAAACCTCGACCCGGGGGGTCCGGAAGCTGTCGGATCTTCCCAAAGAGGCCCAGAACTACATTCGGTGGATCGGCGAAAAAGTCGGCGTCCCGGTCGTCATGGTTTCTACCGGATCGGAGAGAAACGAAACCATCCTTCTTCAGGACCCCTTTTCCGCTTCTGCGTAA